A window of the Lactuca sativa cultivar Salinas chromosome 7, Lsat_Salinas_v11, whole genome shotgun sequence genome harbors these coding sequences:
- the LOC111879551 gene encoding glutathione S-transferase T2-like: MLLEKPWLQISEDNTTGSQQRDKEFWRRISAYYEKSNTSNVARTEANLKMHWHCMNPFVVAFNQIYIVLKIQHLSGWSEDDLKSATFEHYHARYGADFRHEHIWHIVKNEQKWKGSSTASGASMSSSNTKSFINLDNDEVTTRPIGWNAAKKSNKRESYQFHFFIW, encoded by the coding sequence ATGTTGTTGGAAAAACCTTGGCTACAAATTTCAGAAGATAACACTACTGGAAGCCAACAACGTGATAAAGAGTTCTGGCGACGAATTAGTGCATACTATGAAAAAAGCAACACGTCAAACGTTGCAAGAACTGAAGCCAATCTCAAAATGCATTGGCATTGCatgaacccatttgtagttgcaTTTAATCAAATTTATATAGTGTTGAAAATTCAACACCTCAGTGGATGGTCTGAGGATGATCTCAAAAGTGCAACTTTTGAGCATTATCATGCTAGATATGGTGCTGATTTTAGGCACGAACATATTTGGCATATCGTTAAAAATGAACAGAAATGGAAAGGTTCAAGCACTGCATCCGGGGCATCTATGTCTTCATCAAATACAAAATCTTTCATTAACCTGGATAATGATGAAGTTACAACTCGTCCAATTGGTTGGAATGCAGCAAAAAAAAGCAACAAAAGGGAAAGCTACCAATTCCACTTCTTCATCTGGTAA